The Nocardioides humi genome includes a region encoding these proteins:
- the rimM gene encoding ribosome maturation factor RimM (Essential for efficient processing of 16S rRNA): MTRTRWHQGVLLASFAELPDRTAAESARGVVLRAVVPADETPEDPEEFYDHQLVGLAAYDVDGTPLGEVAGLVHGAQDLLRITTPDRREALVPFVAALVPEVDLAGGRVVIADRPGLVTPFPDDEDREQA; encoded by the coding sequence GTGACCCGCACCCGCTGGCACCAGGGGGTGCTCCTGGCGAGCTTCGCCGAGCTGCCCGACCGCACCGCGGCGGAGTCGGCGCGGGGCGTGGTGCTGCGGGCCGTCGTCCCCGCCGACGAGACGCCGGAGGACCCCGAGGAGTTCTACGACCACCAGCTGGTCGGCCTGGCGGCGTACGACGTCGACGGAACCCCCCTCGGCGAGGTCGCCGGCCTCGTCCACGGAGCCCAGGACCTGCTGCGCATCACGACCCCGGACCGCCGCGAGGCGCTGGTCCCGTTCGTCGCCGCGCTCGTCCCCGAGGTCGACCTGGCCGGCGGCCGGGTCGTCATCGCCGACCGCCCCGGCCTGGTCACCCCGTTCCCCGACGACGAGGACCGGGAGCAGGCGTGA
- a CDS encoding RNA-binding protein codes for MLADALEHLVRGVVDHPDDVVVRDKQLRRGSVLEVRVHPDDLGKVIGRSGRTATAFRTVISAIAGNGGTRVDFVDTDRR; via the coding sequence GTGCTCGCCGACGCGCTGGAGCACCTCGTCCGTGGGGTGGTCGACCACCCCGACGACGTGGTCGTGCGCGACAAGCAGCTGCGCCGCGGCTCCGTGCTCGAGGTCCGGGTGCACCCCGACGACCTCGGCAAGGTGATCGGCCGGAGCGGTCGTACGGCGACGGCGTTCCGCACCGTCATCTCCGCGATCGCCGGCAACGGCGGCACCCGGGTCGACTTCGTCGACACCGACCGCCGCTGA